In the genome of Mesotoga infera, the window TATGACAGTAATGACAAGAATGACCGCGAATATGAGCATTCTCATTCCGGCAATTCCAGGAATCACCATACCAAAAACATTCATCGGCGACTCAACAAACCTAAGGAATTCCATCAAGAATGCGAAAGTCACACCCATTACAATACTTCCCGTTATGCTTCCCAAACCGCCGAGTAAAATGATCATAACGATCTGAAAAGTAAGATTTATATTGAAGGAATTCGGATCAATTGTCATAAGAAGACTGCCAAGTAGTCCTCCACCAATTCCAGCAAAGAATGCGCCCACAACAAAGGCTAATGTCTTGTGCTTGAATAGGTTTATTCCCATAGCCTCAGCCGCAACTTCGTCTTCTCGGATTGATTTCAGTGCTCTTCCGTAACTACTATCAACCAGTTTCTTAATGAAGTATATTGTGAAAAGTGCCCAACCCCAGGTCCACCAAAGATTAGTATAAGTTGGCAGTCCCTTTAGTCCTAAAGGCCCGTTTGTGATACCCTGTAAATTATTCAGTATTACGCGAATGATCTCAGCGAAGCCGAACGTGACTATTGCTAAGTAATCTCCTCCAACTCTCAAACAAGGAGCACCAACAGCAAAGCCCGCAACCGCAGCAACAGCACCACCAACAATCAACGCAAAGAAAAACGGGATCTGTATCTCACTAAGTGGCCAAATCAATGGCTGTATGAAGAAGTTCATCGCTTTCAGCGCTGGCGACATGTACAGCAAGGCAGCCGTGTAAGCACCTATTGCCATGAACCCAGCATGCCCGAGGGAGAACTGCCCGGTGAATCCATTAATAAGATTAAGGCTCACCGCTAGTATTACGTATATTCCCGCAACGTTCAGAATTCTTCTCAAGAACGGATCCAGAAAACTTTCAGCCAGTCCTATCAACAGCAGGAAGACCAAAACACTCGCTATCGTTAGGATAAGTTTAGTCTTTTTATTCACAATCACTCACCTACTCATCTTCTCACCGAATATTCCGGTAGGTTTCACAAGCAAGATAACAACCAACAATACGAAGATTATTGCGTCTCTGTAACCTGCCGCTGCAGGAAAGAAAGCTACCAGCAATATGGTTATCATTCCCAGCATGAATCCTCCAAATAATGCTCCTATAACACTTC includes:
- a CDS encoding branched-chain amino acid ABC transporter permease, with product MNKKTKLILTIASVLVFLLLIGLAESFLDPFLRRILNVAGIYVILAVSLNLINGFTGQFSLGHAGFMAIGAYTAALLYMSPALKAMNFFIQPLIWPLSEIQIPFFFALIVGGAVAAVAGFAVGAPCLRVGGDYLAIVTFGFAEIIRVILNNLQGITNGPLGLKGLPTYTNLWWTWGWALFTIYFIKKLVDSSYGRALKSIREDEVAAEAMGINLFKHKTLAFVVGAFFAGIGGGLLGSLLMTIDPNSFNINLTFQIVMIILLGGLGSITGSIVMGVTFAFLMEFLRFVESPMNVFGMVIPGIAGMRMLIFAVILVITVIFFRRGLFGQKEFSWDWFSRTGRRNPE